GCCCGACCACAAACAAGCGCTGTTCCGGACGCAACTTCATGCGTTGAATCGTCTCTCGCAGCCTGGATGCGGACCACATATGCCAGTTCGCGACCAGGAAAACCACGTCAGCCTTCGCAACCTGGGCCGTGGACGTCTTCAAGGAGCGAGCGTTCGCGCACATGTGCCGCTCGGCCGCCGGGATGTGAGCCGACACATCGTCATCCGTCCAGACGATCTGGCACAGCGCAGGCACATAGATGGTCCGGACCTCGTCGTCCTTCCAGGCGCCGGCCTCGAAAGCCATATTGACGAAATCTTGCCCCTGGCTGTCGCCGATCACCAGCACGCGGCGTTTGGCGACTTCATCAAAGTCTTTCTCAAGCGCGTTGAATCGAGTGATGACATAGGGAGTCTGCGCCTCGATATTGTCGTACGCCTGCCAGCGCTTCTGTTCTTCGTTGTGGCGAACTACGGCACCCTGCCCTATCCACAGAGCTATCCCGATGCCGAAGACGGCCAACGATCCAAGCCCTAGCGTCCACATGGCCGGCCGTGTCTTGAATTGTGCACGGTCCCGAAATGGCTTTTCGATCACACGCCAACTGATCCAGCCAAGCCCCACAGCCAATACCGTCAAGATCAAGCTACCGCGAATCCCGAAGCCGGGCCGGATAATGTGCGCGAACGTGAACAAAGGCTGGTGGACCAGATAGGCGCTGTAGGAGATGAGCCCCACCCACACCAGCGGCCGCACCGACAGGATCCGCCCCAGCGAATTAGTCCGCGTAGCGCCCAAGAGAACGAACGCCGAACCCACGGCGGGTATCAGCGCGGACAGGCCCGGGAAGAACACGGAGCTGTCGAAAGTCAGGATGGCGCCAAACACGCCGGCGGCACCGATCCACCCGACCAGGGTGCGGATATTCGGCCGAGCAGCCAGGAACCTCCCGAAGGGCGACACCGCGGCGAGCGAGCCAATCAACAGCTCATACGCGCGCGTCGGAAGCCAATAAAACGCGGCGAGAGATCGCCCCGTTTGGACCGCCGCCTCGCTGACCGCCAATGACGCAAGCGCACAAAGCAACAGGATCCAGACCAGTGAGCCCCGCGCAAAACGCCAGATGGCGATCATGAGTAGCGGGAACAGCACATAGAACTGCTCTTCGACGCTGAGGCTCCATGTGTGCAGCAGCGGGTTGTCCAGCCCTGCTGTGAAATAGTTCGTCGTGTTCCAAAAGAAGATATTGGAAACGAAGGTGGTGACCGCGACCAGCCCCTGCCCCAGACGCACCAGCGCATACGGTCCCTGTAGAAACCACGCCGCAATGGCGGTGCCGATCAGGACGGCCAAGAGCGCAGGAAGAATGCGCCGGGCGCGCCGTTCGTAAAAGCTGGCAAACGAGAATGAGCCGGCATCCAGCTCGCGCGCGATGATCGTCGTTATGAGGTAGCCGCTGATAACGAAAAAGATATCAACGCCGACGAATCCCCCGGCCATTCCCGGAACCTTCGCGTGGAACAGAATGACCGCCAACACCGCGACAGCGCGTAATCCGTCAATTTCAGGCCGGTATTTCAAGTGCACGTCTGACATTCGAAATATTCTTCTAATCTGCGTGTTGTGATTATCGGTTGGCCACTCTCAGCCCCGGGCGATTATAAACACCGAGGTTCTTCGAATCCTGTCAGCGGGCAGCTCGACACCTGGCTGTCGGCCCAGCGCATCGAGTCTTCGACGCGCGATGGGTATGCCAGCGCCATCAAGTTCCGGAAGCACTCAATCTGTGACCACCACGGCGCGCGCCTGGGGACTATCCGCAGCTATCCGCCAACCTCAGTCATTTCCTGACCATCGATGCCGGCCGCCCGGACTTGTCCGGAAAGACCATCAACAACTATGTGTCGGTCGTGCGCGAGGCCCTAAACCTGGCCGTTCAGGACCGCATCCTGACGGAGAATCCGGCCCATGGAATCCCGCGGGCGAAATATCAACGAGAGCCACCCGACCCGCTCAGCCGCGGGGAGATGGAGAGCATTCTGGAGTCCGTCGTTCAGCGGTTTCCCGGGCAGGTCCACAACCTGATCGAGTTCTGGTTTTGGAGCGGCCTGCATACGTCTGAAGTCTTTGGATTGCAGTGGCCGAATGTAGATCTCGCATCCGGTTCCGTCCTGGCGGCGGAAGCACTGGCTCGGGGTGAGCGCAAAGACCGGACCAAGACGGCCGTGGCTCGCCAAGTCATCCTGAACAGCCGCGCGCTGGGAGCCACCCAGGCCCAGCGCGACCACACTCAGATGGCCGGCGCTGCGGTTTTCAACGACCCGCGTTACTCAGCGCAATGGGAAGACGAGCGCGCATTTCGGCGAAGCTTCTGGACGCCGACGCTGAAACTGCTGGGGATTCGCTATAGAAGGCCGTACAACATGCGGCACACGTACGCGACGGTGATGCTGATGGCTGGGATGATGCCGGCCTTCTGCGCGAAGCAGTTGGGCCACAGCGTGGGGCTGGACGGCGATCAGAACGAGTTGGAGATGAGGCGCCTCGAAACGGCGATTTCTCCCCAGAATCTCCCCGAGAAAGCAAAACAGGCGCCTAAGCGCCTGTAATGTATTGGGAATTCTTGGGGTGGCTGATGGGGCTCGAACCCACGACAACCGGAATCACAATCCGTGGCGCCTTCTAGGATCGGCGCGGCTCGGCGGCGAAATTCTTCTAATAAACGACCGCACACGCCAACGCATCCACGCCGCTTCCGGCTTGAATATTAGAACGACATCGCTGTGCAAATCGACAGACTAGGTCCTACTTCATCCCCCTGCCCGGACCGCCATGTGCAGCCACTACCAGACCCTGAAAGACGCCAAGCTGCTGCTGAAGAAGTTCGGAGTGACCAGGCCGGGCGTGCTGGGCACGTACGACATGTGGCCGAGGTAACAAGGCATCTTCGTCCATCGGCCGCCGGCATGACGCCGGCGACGACGCGGTGCGCGACATCGAAGCCGTGACGGGCCGCTGGGGCCTGATATCTGGTTCCACCCGCCCGGACGCTCTGCCCGGCGCGGAGAAGCTGTCGACCTTCAACGCGCGCGACGACCGCGTGGCCAACGCTTTCAGCTTCCGCAATGCCTGGCGCTGGGCGCAGGCGTTGCATCATCCCTGCCGATGCCATCTTCGAACCCGACTGGCGATCCGGCAAAGCCGTGACCACGCGCTTCACCCGGGCCGATGGCGCGCCGCTGGGCGTGGCCGGACTGTGGGATCGCTACCGCGACGCGACCGGTCAATGGCAGGACAGCTACACCATGCTCACCATCCACGCCGACCAAGATCCGCTGTTTCGCGACTACCAACGACCTAACAAAGAAAAACGCATGGTGGTGATCCTTCCCGAGGGCACCTACGGCGACTGGCTGATCGCCAGCGCGGATCAAAGCCGCGACTTCCTCGTACCCTTCCCCTCCGAAAAGCTCGTCGCCACGCCGCTGACCTGACCCCAATTCTGCTGCCACTTACTGTATATCCATACAGCTTTATCGCAGCAAAATCATGCTTTGCTCCGTCGTCCGCACCCACTACCTCGGCCAGAAGTGCCGCGACAACGACCCGGCCCCCGCCGTCACCGGCTCCGTGCGGATGTACTCGATCACGCGGGAGGACATGCGCCGTCAGGTGCGCGTCATGACGATGGACGGCCTGGCCAAGTTCGGCGCGACCGCGAAGGGCCCGATCCCCGACCTGCTCGAACCCGAGCTGCTCACCTTCTGCTCCACCCGGGGCATGATGGTTTGCGGCTTCGAAGAGATCGACGGACGGCGCTACTACCAAGGGTGGTGGATGCAGTGGCTCACTGCCTGAATTTGTCGATAGGTGGCCAATAAGTCTTGTGCGAAATCGCC
The DNA window shown above is from Achromobacter spanius and carries:
- a CDS encoding acyltransferase family protein — its product is MSDVHLKYRPEIDGLRAVAVLAVILFHAKVPGMAGGFVGVDIFFVISGYLITTIIARELDAGSFSFASFYERRARRILPALLAVLIGTAIAAWFLQGPYALVRLGQGLVAVTTFVSNIFFWNTTNYFTAGLDNPLLHTWSLSVEEQFYVLFPLLMIAIWRFARGSLVWILLLCALASLAVSEAAVQTGRSLAAFYWLPTRAYELLIGSLAAVSPFGRFLAARPNIRTLVGWIGAAGVFGAILTFDSSVFFPGLSALIPAVGSAFVLLGATRTNSLGRILSVRPLVWVGLISYSAYLVHQPLFTFAHIIRPGFGIRGSLILTVLAVGLGWISWRVIEKPFRDRAQFKTRPAMWTLGLGSLAVFGIGIALWIGQGAVVRHNEEQKRWQAYDNIEAQTPYVITRFNALEKDFDEVAKRRVLVIGDSQGQDFVNMAFEAGAWKDDEVRTIYVPALCQIVWTDDDVSAHIPAAERHMCANARSLKTSTAQVAKADVVFLVANWHMWSASRLRETIQRMKLRPEQRLFVVGPKEFAPPDIRNMMRKTAKERAKVRSFPNAERLGISQTLQKAVAGLGTYVDVFNGVCVKNGCPTVTPDDELISYDRIHLTEGGARYLGPLLFKNSSLREFIGAE
- a CDS encoding tyrosine-type recombinase/integrase, encoding MSGKTINNYVSVVREALNLAVQDRILTENPAHGIPRAKYQREPPDPLSRGEMESILESVVQRFPGQVHNLIEFWFWSGLHTSEVFGLQWPNVDLASGSVLAAEALARGERKDRTKTAVARQVILNSRALGATQAQRDHTQMAGAAVFNDPRYSAQWEDERAFRRSFWTPTLKLLGIRYRRPYNMRHTYATVMLMAGMMPAFCAKQLGHSVGLDGDQNELEMRRLETAISPQNLPEKAKQAPKRL
- a CDS encoding SOS response-associated peptidase family protein, which encodes MPGAGRRRCIIPADAIFEPDWRSGKAVTTRFTRADGAPLGVAGLWDRYRDATGQWQDSYTMLTIHADQDPLFRDYQRPNKEKRMVVILPEGTYGDWLIASADQSRDFLVPFPSEKLVATPLT